The Palaemon carinicauda isolate YSFRI2023 chromosome 38, ASM3689809v2, whole genome shotgun sequence genomic interval tcaaaagatatttttttccttttatcttttagaAAACAAACAAGGAAAACTTAACAGCCATATGTAGTTTTTGCACTAATTCTCACGCCAAGAAGAAAAATGAACCACATCAGGATATTCTATTTTACTTCTTTGACACCAGAACGACTAAATTCAATTATTACCAGACTCAGGTAATTCAATTGGTCAATAACTCATTCTCATGTCAGACAGAAGAAAGTACCATAATTCACAGCACACATTAAACGTCAAAGAAATCATCCTCGGTGTTTGTGTATGCAGTCAAAATATTATGACaccgatggaaaaaaaaataagatgattaCTTTAGCTTTAAATGTTTAATCTTTATCCCCACCGtgaccctacattaaggggtcgattgccagATGCTCCCTTTCCAATGCCATCTATGAAAGGTATCTTCTTCCACCAGACTTCTTTTCTCCACcctgttaaaaatgtgcattaaaaaatcAGTAAAAGTCAGCATCCATTATTTCTCTTTCCATATCGCTCTTAATAACTTCAGCATCCATTATTTCTCTGTTCATATCGTTTTTAATAAATTCAGCATCCATTACTTCTCTTTCGATATCGCTCTTGATAAATTCAGCATCCATTATTTCTCTTTCCATATCGCTCTTAATAAATTCAGCATCCATTACTTCTCTTTCCATACCGCTCTTAATAAATTCAGCATCCATTATTTCTCTTTCCATATCGCTCCTAATAAATTCAGCATCCATTCTTCCTCTTTCCATACCGCTCTTAATAAGTTCAGCATCCATTATTTCTCTTTCCATATCGCTCTTAATAAATTCAGCATCCATTCTTCCTCTTTCCATACCGCTCTTAATAAGTTCAGCATCCATTATTTCTCTTTCCATATCGCTCTTAATAAATTCAGCATACATTCTTCCCACTCTGTAGTttgtatcttgaccatttcaatttgaatttcAGAAGAACCTGATGCTTTACCATTATTCGTTTTACTAAATGCCCGCTTCACTATTCTATTCCATACTTCCATCacaacccccaccccctcacccacTCTGTGCTTCTCCTAGCGTTTAATGTTTACTGCTAAAGTATAATTCACTCTGCTCTATGGCATGATAATGCGTCGCTGCCTAATTCCATGACCAGAGTCGATCCGTAACTGAATTTAGGCGCTCTGGTGCcaaagatgtgaaaaaaaaatatcatggcgTAATTCTGTTTCCTTCTGGCTACGAGAAACTGTGTAAACTACAGAGGTTTGTCATTGAAAGAGGGTCAGGAACAGGGTGCGGAATaaaaacaatgaagagagagagagagagagagagagagagagagagagagagagaggagagagagagagagagagagagagagagagagagagagagagagagagagtaaaaaaatatattcaacctGAAAATCTTGGATAttatttatgattaaaataatacatatacatatataaatatatatatatgcacatatatacatgtatatatagtagtctacataaggaaaattgaaagttgtgtatatgtagaaatgctcaacagtttcgtccgcctatggacctcttcttggagcgtttattatgcaaagtaaacgctccaagaagaggtccattggcggacgaaactgttgagcatttctacatatacacaactttcaattttccttatgtagactactatatattgagttatcttcgtgctgaggaagattacatctgttatatatacatgtgtatgtatatatacatgtgtatgtatgtgtatatatatatttatatatatttatatatatatatatatatatatatatatatatatatatatatatgtgtgtgtgtgtgtgtgtgtgtgtgtgtgtgtgtgtgtgtataaagtgagTGTGCTTCGTAAGATTCTTATGTTTCTGTaatcttgtataaaaaaaaaaaaaaaccgctggaGATATCACAGTGCTGAAGCCTAAAGCCAAAATTTCCTTATAAATCAAAATTTATAACATATGGCAAAATTACTACCAAATAAATAAATGAGTCCAAAATCACCTGAATAGACAGTCTCAGCAAGACAGAATTCAAAAAGGAAACTACAGTAAATACACTGGAGTGaagtaaatattaaccacaaaacTTAAAATTCTCacgttttcttgagagagagagagagagagagagagagagagagagagagagagagaggagagagagagagagagagagagagaaaacgaaacTATATCCCAAGGACCAacttctattattatcatcatcactagctaagctacatcccttgttggaaaagcccacggcctccaacagggaaaaatagcctagtgaggaaaagtaataaggaaataaataaacgatataagaagtaatgaacaattaaaatcaaatattttaaaaacattaacgatattaaaataaaatatttcatatacaaactataaaaagacttatgtcaggctgttcaacataaaaacatttgctgccagtttgaacttttgaagttctactgattcaactagccgtTTAGGAAGACCATCTTAATCAAGTGGAATGCCCTCTGTGGCATCAAAAAGGTACCAGGTCCTAGGGGCGCATTAAGGGGCAGTAAGGTCACAGACAAAAGCCTTACCAGAAGACCCCTGGCTACAGGATGCTCCTACTTAAGCCCGCTGGCATACCCTACATGCCACCATCGAGTGACCTCCTCTACAAAGAGGGAAGCAGGTAAAATGGAAGGAAAGGGGCAGGGGATAGAAGGTGGGAGATTGGGGCTGGATTGAGGGTAAGTCGGGGTGGATAGATGGCTGGAACTGGATAGTTGGACGGAACGTAAATGGTTGGAAATGTAAGGAATTTTATGCCTATGTTGAGCAGAGATTAATAGTCAACTAAAAATAGGGGGATTGGTAGATTGAGGGTAAATCGGGTTGGATATATGGCTGGAACTGGATAGTTAGATGGAAGGTAAATGGTTAGAAAGGTAAGGAATTTTATGCCTATGTTGAGCAGAGATTAATACTCAACTCAAAATAGGGGGATTGGTAGATTGAGGGTAAATCGGGTTGGATATATGGCTGGAACTGGATAGTTAGATGGAAGGTAAATGGTTAGAAAGGTAAGGAATTTTATGCCTATGTTGAGCAGAGATTAATAGTCAACTAAAAATAGGGGGATTGGTAGATTGAGGGTAAATCGGGTTGGATATATGGCTGGAACTGGATAGTTAGATGGAAGGTAAATGGTTAGAAAGGTAAGGAATTTTATGCCTATGTTGAGCAGAGATTAATACTCAACTCAAAATAGGGGGATTGGTAGATTGAGGGTAAATCGGGTTGGATATATGGCTGGAACTGGATAGTTAGATGGAAGGTAAATGGTTAGAAAGGTAAGGAATTTTATGCCTATGTTGAGCAGAGATTAATACTCAACTCAAAATAGGGGGATTGGTAGATTGAGGGTAAATCGGGTTGGATATATGGCTGGAACTGGATAGTTAGATGGAAGGTAAATGGTTAGAAAGGTAAGGAATTTTATGCCTATGTTGAGCAGAGATTAATAGTCAACTCAAAATAGGGGGATTGGTAGATTGAGGGTAAGTCAGGTTGGATAGATGGTTGGAATTAGATAGTTAGATGGAAGGTAAATGGTTAGAGAGGGAAGAAATTTTATCACTATGTTGAGCAGAGATTAATAGTCAACTCAAAATAGGGGGATTGGTAGATTGAGGGTAAGTCGGGTTGGATAGATGGTTGGAATTAGATAGTTAGATGGAAGGTAAATGGTTAGAGAGGGAAGAAATTTTATCACTATGTTGAGCAGAGATTAATAGTCAACTCAAAATAGGGGGATTGGTAGATTGAGGGTAAGTCGGGTTGGATAGATGGCTGGAATTGGATAGTTGGACGGAACGTGAATGGTTAGAAAGGTAAATAATTTTATGCCTATGTTGAGCAGAGATTAATAGTCAACTCAAAATAGGGGGATTGGTAGATTGAGGGTAAGTCGGGTTGGATAGATGGCTGGAATTGGATAGTTGGACGGAACGTGAATGGTTAGAAAGGTAAATAATTTTATGCCTATGCTGAGCAGAGATTAATAGTCAACTCAAAATAGGGGGATTGGTAAATTGAGGTTAAGTCAGGGTGGATAGACGGCTGGAATGTTATAATTGCATGAAATTTTATGACTATGTTGAGCAGAGATTAATATTCAACTAAGTAAAAAGAAtggaagaataatgataggaataacacagagaaagaaaaagaatatcatTGATACGAGAGACAACTAAAgtatagaggatattccaacatgtaagacaaataaatggtcatgggaaggacatataacgagaatgacagacaatagagggacattaagaataacagtatgggtccctagaaattgcaaacgaagcagggggaggaagagaagacgatggactgatgaactaggaaaatttgctgatacagacgcgagtggaaggacatgactgaggcatttgttatgcagtggactatcaagGATGATGATAATTactaaaatgcaataaaattttaaaattcacgAATAGAGGATACTAAATTATAATGATCAACATAATCAAACCTGGATAATATTTAAAGAGTATTATCAAATTCAGCACAACAATTCATTTCAGAAGAAACACTAAACAATATACCAACATATCAAACCATTTCAGAGACAACTGAAAATGTGTGTGCAAGAAAAACGTAATAAACGAGACTGCAAACTCATTAAGTCACAAATTTTATTCCATGTTTAGGGATAGAACCTGCAAGAAGACGGTTAATCACCGTTGCTAAATATAAGGCAATGGGATAAATAACATATAtacgaagatagatagatagatagacggtcAAGTGTACATATCTACGTCCTACAGATTTACAAGAACCCGTGTTAGGCCAAGGACTagacaatctacaacaacaacaacaacaacaacaacaacaacactggacATATTTATAGCTAGCAAGTTAAATAGAAAGATAATTCAATAAAGAAATAGGaacaaaaacagaaattaattgCTGATCCTGGCAATAACTGGCAAGCAGCAAACTGTGCCGTGTGGCATCTCCTGTTAACGACCGTGGGAGCTCATAACCCTTAAGTTTGCTTTCAAAATTGAATGCAGGAATGAAAAGTTAAATCTTGCATACATGTATCATAAAATTTCTTTACTACCAATTAGGAATAAAaaattatactgtttatatatatatatatatatatatatatatatatatatatatatatatatatatatatatatatgtatgtatgtaagtgtatatatatatatatatatatatatatatatatatatatatatatatatgtataaatatatatataaatatatatatataaatatatatatacatatatataatgagaaagttTGCGtgtatagaccataaacagacgcgagtggaaggacatgtctgaggcctttgccctgcagttgactagttatgactgatgatgactaacagtatgtatatatatatatatatatatatatatatatatatatatatatatatatatatatatatatatatatataaaatcttgatcACAAATAAAATCCATCATTTTCAgtgtctaaatatatttttttgttttattagtactctctctctctctctctctctctctctctctctcctctctctctctctctctctctctctctctctctcgaccgggTTCGAACCACACTGCACAACACAAGGAGAGAAACACTATAGGCCTAATCGCCTCCTCTTAAATATCCTAGTCGGCTTCAGATGAAGTAATCAGTGAGATACGTAACCCGATTGTGACTCGATGAACGTGCATCGGTAATGGAAAGACAATTTAGAGAGTAAAGGAGAAGCATCAAATGATAATAAACAAACTGAATTACCTCACTGGGAGAATCCTCACTGCGCGCGGGGTGGCACCATTTACCAGATAATTGGtcacataccacctctctctctctctctctctctctctctctctctctctctctctctctctctctctctctctctctctctctctctctttccaatccgcagttggccagcgtggtgatgaaaactgaccaaaccgtAGACataaataatgacatgtctgaggcctttgtcctgcagtgggctagaaactgcATCCGAATTGTGTGTGGAAAGGAAGTGTCAAATCATTATAAATatccaccgtttttttttttttttttttttttttttttttttttttttttttacaattataacATCTACTTTACGTACTCAGTATTAACCAAATATCTTTAGTTTTCGTTTACCGCGAAAATCAATTACAGCACAAATGTAGTTTTAAAACGTCTTGCAAACAAGCACACAAACCAAGgcaaaaaccttctctctctctctctctctctctctctctctctctctctctctctctctctctctctctctctctctcattgtctgcAACTCTGCAACGGCATTATCTTCTTATTTGCCACATCCCTCTCGTGTGATGGTGAGCAATTTGACGTTTCCTGAGGACCGGCACCTATCATAAGCTTCCCTCTGCGTCACCACTACTGCGCGTTaagcttttcttttctttttatatctttatatatatcagtCACAATACTTGATGGTATACTCGAGCTCGcagttctatattatttctcttcctattgattgttttgaagtttttatattttatttataagatatctaatttaatgttgtgacttaataaaaaaaatgattatttattacttttcttgtggcttatataatttcttatttcctttcctcactgggctatttttccctgttggaccccttgggcttatagcatcttgcttttttttaactagggttatagcttggcttgtaataataataatcataataataataataataataataataataataataataataataatatcctaagaTGACTCACTAATACCcggaggcaccattcagcttcagcgatgtttattgaaaatagactggataacctaaaaaccatcattcgacgctctataagtctcacctcccgcctacgatctagtgaaaatccccaaatgcaaaatgtgcttgcaagtgcagctagaataaaatccaaaatgtgggaaacctggaatagggaagcgtcagtgcaatgaattgtatttactaatctctgTTGGTGTGGCTATGAAAAATCTTCACTAAATAACATTGGAATAAtatccagtaatgttatgataacgtgttttattatattatatctttgctgtcttgaagtcctgctgttatcataattattattaagcgataatgctacaatgattttattacccagaccttagaactcggGATCAACCTGttaattgatgtttgtactgtatccccgataatattgcatatcttatctttcttactgatatcataaatgtaagatcattgtacccctattgtaactctgtatatggcttatgctgaaataaagatgattattattattattattattattattattattattattattattattattattcttttgcatCGCGGTAATGTCCAATAAATGAGAACGAGTTTTAACTTAACACTTGTTACGTGCGAAACTTGAACTTGAAGTTAAATGTCAATCATGAAAGGCAGAggtatgggacagtgacaatgccctggtgattgactctatatatatatatatatatatatatatatatatatatatatatatatatatatatatatatatatatatatatatatatttatatatatatatacatatatatttatatatatatatacatatatatttatatatatacatatatatttatatatatacatacacacacacacatatatatatatatatatatatatatatatatatatatatatatatatatatatatatatatatgtgtgtgtgtgtgtgtgtgtgtgtgtgtgtccagcgcTCAAGGTCCCCCTCcgcccaggctaggaccagggagatctAGGCTATGGTTGAAAGACGCAGCAGATAGAACAATTGTCTCCCCCCCCAAAATCCCCAACTACCatacttacctcacaaggataatgaggttgcagatactacaaaaataaaagttactgagtttgagcgggtctcaaaaCCCCAGTCAaggagatcgccaggcagggtACGTTCCCCTTAGGCTACCACAAAACTTATTAAATATTAATGAACTTAATGTTTCACAACAGTATAGCACTATGAACTCCAAGACAGGCGAAAAGAAGATTGCATAAATATATTGGGGAATGAAGCGTTAAAAAGGGGAGACATCACATATTTGCAAAACATTATTCTTAAAAATGTTTGACCAAAGGCCAAATTGGAAGGGTAAATAACATACATTTTTATCCAGGACcgaaaagaaaataatggaatgaAGAGTAAGGTTTTACCTACGAAAGAAAACCAATCCAGCAATTATCAAGACTTATACGAGGCTGAGAAAACCGAAGGTTGTAACTGGAAGACTCTCGTGAATGCTACTAACTTTATGTCATCAGGtagcgagcttttataacagcaGCTTCAGTGAAAGGaggtcacaaaaattcagacaGATCGATACAAGCAGATACAAGAATGAacgggttatcagtgcgaggggagtgcgataacgacaatatatatgtatgtatgtatatatatatatatatatatatatatatatatatatatatatatatatatatatatatatatatatgtatatatatacatatatatatatacatatatatatatatatgaatatatactgtatatacaatatatatatatatatatatatatatatatatatatatatatatatatatatatatatatatatatgaatatatatatatatatatatatatatatatatatatatttatatatatatgaatatatatatatatatatatatatatatatatatatatatatatatatgtatatatttatatatatatgaatatatactgtatatatatatatatatatatatatatatatatatatatatatatgtatatatttatatatatattcatatatatattcatatatatatatatatatatatatatatatatatatatatatatatatatatatatatatatatatatatatatattcatattcatatatatctctatatctcccAGAGTTGGATACGATATTAAATTCCACCTGTGGTTGACATTTGTATCCATGAAAATCAGGTATGGTAATGACAAATAagtcatatactatatacatacatacatacatatatatatatatatatatatatatatatatatatatattatatgtatgtatgtatgtatgtatgtatgtatgtatgtatgtatatatacagtatatgtatatatatatatatatatatatatatatatatatatatgtatatatatatatatatatatatatatatatatatatatatatatatatatatatatatatatatatatatatatatatatatatatccttctgattgggaataccttaacgtggtgaaggggtttgtgaatcaccatgatcagcaaagctgtactagacaaaGTCATCcatattactatgagattcagggcctctgtaacacggttttttcgcaataatttttttatctatgaatttaatAAATATAACGCTTGTTCAGAATGCACATTACATATAcgcataaattttgactatattctgcattacgtaggttgaataaatttggtacttataatgtaaaagtgacattttttgaagacgggccaacttactcagagaaaaggtttcgaacacactcgttacgtaacttatgacggcatttcttccctctttctcgatcgatgattggctatacgtaacgaaagctatacctctgccaacaatgacacaaaagtttaaataaaagcaaaacagtacacctttatgaactctgaaacctctccactgataattgtcatagtgaacaaaccaacaaaatatgttaatacaaaaacacttcgattattagtccaagtcccaaaataagtttcctaagaaattacagtctactttataggtcacaatcagattgacaaggtgtagtgaatagttggtaattttccaaAAGGTAGttgacaagcttgatttgataactgttatatccaatgtcaagcaatttttatttattgtctatctacctacctatttactgaaaaaaaaaaaagccggtaccgtattttggttttaaaccttcaccaataattatcttcagaatgatgacttcatgaggctccacccactttggcctcgttgtaattcaggataacactgaaggctatcatgggcattgttggattataaaattaaaattctggctataaaaactcatttctcgagtagtagTAAGAAgggctaaatgatcctcaaggatcccagcagttggcctaaacgtttaattcatgtatactactgttgcggcattactgctacagtagtattactacgctagcacagataccccacccacatttatgtatcgttccgccattcataaagtctttgtcatgctTTTTCACTGTGCAAAATGCCAtgacctcctcagaaattaagtttaacattagatgataggttatttcattaagctgacaaattatggcaactgggtatgttattgccgatgttgaagctaaagataaagtatgttatcattccttcattgcattatcatctttactactatttgtttggctacatgtagtaatcattttaaaggataaatgaattatgttcactttacttctataaattcccattagatgtacaactaaaactcctaaaactattcatgatttatttacaaaatgcagtcatgcccaaaacatagccaacacggtcgtacggcctaagaagaagaagaagaaaaaaattatatcggatgatccgttggtctgatggagattttagcacaaaaatagttatataaagattgtttacatacaatctctctctttttctctctcttggtggcatagtgaatagttaatggaaatgttcaaaagcctgaatgacattacaagtattataatcatgttacgctaaatataaatcagaccataaacattccatttaaactagaaactgaataattacctattcaggctataataaatatggccacgggctttcccttgactgtataaagttgcaagtcgtaagacaaatgcagttttgcaaccacgggggcaattccaaatcctgttagctattcttgactgttttgggtttcagagcctatggaagaaggtgaatgggtgtctggtggatgggcggggcaaaattttctcaataggtgtttacattgcttacgtaatgaatgttttcgactcttggctcgttatcactggccatggcgtcagctagatcatttttactctataaaaactaaaactatcgggtttaggttattgataatgctgacaaaatttgtgtgtggttgtaaaatatacatatgtcaactttcagctacatccgatgctttgataaggagcaaagtccaaaaaaccgtgttacagaggccctgaatctcatagtagcttggtttgctgtgaacgatcaccccccatctcccatcaccaccaatccatactggccagcagcgttgtgatgaaaactggcaaaaccccaaacatgaataaggacatgtctgaggccttagtatTGCAGTGGcctaaaaacggttgcatttgttaatggttgtgttttgttatatataatgaatcagtatatatatatatatatatatatatatatatatatatatatatatatatatatatatatctatatatctatatatctatatatatatatatatacatatatatatatatatatatatatatatatatatatatatatatatatatatatatatatatatatatatatatatatatatatatatatatattaaagggtaaaatccagaggaaacaggaaaggaaaagaccaggtaccaagcgctttcgtgtattacgtgtacgtaatacacgaaagcgcttggtacctggtcttttcctttcctgtttcctgtggattttaccctttaatatatgtcacgtgtaGATTTAtgactgataagtatatatatatatatatatatatatatatatatatatatatatatatatatatatatatatatatatatgtgtgtgtgtgtgtgtgtgtgtgcttacatatATAATCATTCTCCTGGACCTCAGTATAAATGCCAGCACTTACCGATTCCACCCCACTAGGCTTATGGTTGCCGAGCTATAAATTACGGCAGCGAGTTTAACGTTGGCAATTCCAACCAAATTCCAATTCCAACCCAAAAGGGAAAGCGTGGCTATTCCGATCTCCCTGGATGGCTATCGAACTCAAATCTACCCCGATACTGTGAACTATAAAACCAACGGGAAAGCGAAACCGACAGAAAATGAGACGAGGGTGTTATTCATCAATTCATATTCCTTTTTACAAAATGAACAACTGGAGAAactctctgagagtgcagacctccgccatggcagctcatttctcgaaaccagcttgcctttcccagaatcagtttagaccttTGGTGTATTTGACGTTTGTGTGACAACCAcgtacgaacttggggttaagattaGGCTTAATTAGGTCTACCTTTTGCAGgaccttgaccttgatttttgACGTAGGACTTACAAAATAGAATCATTTCcgcgtcttaacataacaattaatcccagaaagtttcacaactctatgatggaaattgtggtcaggaagttgtccacatacaaacaaatataggCGAAAACATAAACTCTACCCCAACttagttgacggaggtaattacgtACAGTTGGACTCGGGAACTCCTAGCACACCTCactttgaggaagtgcaccctgccacactCTTCCTCCTCGGCAGGTTCTTGTATTTAGTCCTGAATGCCACTTCTGCCATCTGTACTTTactcta includes:
- the LOC137630313 gene encoding uncharacterized protein; protein product: MYAEFIKSDMEREIMDAELIKSGMERGRMDAEFIKSDMEREIMDAELIKSGMERGRMDAEFIRSDMEREIMDAEFIKSGMEREVMDAEFIKSDMEREIMDAEFIKSDIEREVMDAEFIKNDMNREIMDAEVIKSDMEREIMDADFY